DNA from Panthera leo isolate Ple1 chromosome D2, P.leo_Ple1_pat1.1, whole genome shotgun sequence:
TCTTCCAAGAATACAGCAAAACTGTTAACTGCTTAGATGTGTTAGTGAATCAAAGTGCAAGTAATGCTTTCATAAATATctaacatatttgcaaatttaatttcaaagttttaatgttttcaataacAAGtaactacttattttttaaagggtagTAGATGTGAAACACAGATAATACAGATAATAATTTTTCCACTCATTACAatttaaattgttatttctaTCTGGAATAGGATATAAAACTGTTTTGAGTAAGAGTGAAATAGAAGCATGGATTTAGATATGCACCAACTTATAGAGGTGCACTAATTACCCATGGTACTTTTGATACAATACTGGGTGGTGTCCTTCACTGCTTATTAGAATTCTAAGAAACACTTTTTAGCAATATATACTACTGTTTAACTAAATGAAGACATAtaaatacatgcattttaaaagagaaaattctcaaaaggtctttaaaggaaaaataagacaatcaTCTACCTTTTGAAAAGGTAGGAAAAGGTATTATATGGTTTATAACATTTTTCACAATATAGTAaatactttttctaatttttgcatcaatttaagagtttaaaagaaaacattttgctcCTTGCAAATgccctttttcttctcctaaCCCTGGCAAGAATAATTATTAGTGAACTTAATTCCAagaaatttgttgttgttgttgttcacttcaattatctttatataatattttgaaatatgcaaataaatggaaattaaagagaaaatctgCTTTTGGAATGCAATAATTCTAAATCACTTTACTAAGAAGCACCTTTTGATATGCTGGTCTGAACTTTTAATATAACACCTAAACAGTACTTAACTTTCTGAAGTAGAATTTTCTCCAGTTTTAATAACTTCATTCATAGCAATACTAAGGACATCAACCTGtgctttctagattttttaaagtgttctaaTAAATTAATGAGTTTAGATATGGCTCATTGTCAAGGTTGGGTGGGCAGAAATTTCATGACAAATTGGCTACAGAAAGCTAAATAAACTCTTAATGACTGAATAATGGTTTGCATTTTGCTTGAGCCAAATAGATGTTTAAGCCATGTACCACCACATTCCCTGCTTAACATTCCTAAGTTTTTTATTCTTCATAGTTTTCTAATGAACAGATAGTTTTCCTGAGTAAGATTATAAAAAAGATAACCCTTCTACCAAAAGTATAAAGACAAAATGTAGACTCACAATATAAATTTTTTACATAGCTTTACAAGTATAGAGATATTGACTGCTGCTTTTGTTATGATTGCCCCATCCCTTAAAAAGACCACAGCAAAGGATTCAATTGTCTAAAATACTTTGCAGTACAGTAATTAAATGCTTCAGCCCATAAACATATCCCTCATCTACTGTGTTGCTAGGGAACACATGAGCAAAATCTATCATTCGCACTTCTGCTTCTGAAATCTCCTGGCAACCAGTGGGAAGATGGCAGAAAACTTTTTCCAGTTGGGAAAGTACATTTCCATTTAAACGTTCCTGTGACATGCTTTTCCACCCATTGTCTTGCTCTGTATTTTCAGCTTTCAATGAAGTATGACTGTGATGCTTTTTTGAACACATTTTTCTGTGACAAGCATACATCTTGGACAAGCTTTTGTCTACTGAAACATCTATTTTTCCATTCTCTGTGGAATTTAACACATGAAAGTTATTATTGTACTCCAGTACATCTGTGTCTGACAGTTGTCCTTTGGACAAAAACTTTTCTACCAAAGTTCTGTCATTTGATTTTGTAGTAGTTGGCCGAGATGAGCCTTCATAAACAAACAGTAATGAACTTGCATAAAAGTTAAGTTGCTTCTGATTTTCAAACCATTGCAGAATATTCTGAATCTTCTGAATGCTGGCAGcaacagcatcttttcttaagCAGAATCCATTATGAAAAAACCTGGAGACccctataaaaaggaaaatattaggattataatgaaattataaactAGTTATCCCTTGGGAAGTAAACTCATCTTAGATACAATTCTTCAAATTTCTCCCCCATTACCCCTTACAATAAACTGAACCGGCAAAATTCTAGTCAGACATAGAAACTTGGACCTCAATTTGATTTCTAGTGAAGATTCTCTTactagaaaaaaatgacacttaTGTAAAGTGAAATATactatttagatttaaaaaattattacacaCAGACTGGTAGTTtaattctctctatatatgttcTCTTAAGGAATGTGATTCCAAGATCTGCTTCATTTGCCAGTGTGAGAGATTTTTTAGTAAGATTTCTTATTTGTTAGAATCACAGTCAGGAGCTAATCTAAAACCTAGAGTCAAATCATAACCACTTGTAATGGTGTCAACAGCCCATTACCAAATACCAAATCATACTATAATACTGTTTTCTGATCTTAATAATGTTGATTAAATCAGTCTTCACAAAAGTTAAGCTCGCTTTGGGTATCAACAATACTTCAGGTTGAATATGTTATTCAAAATGGAGACTTTTACATGTTTTAACCTATCAGATTATTAGgcctcttttaaaattatttatgcgTATTTAAGTATTTGAGAATTTCTAGGTCTATgcaatttgatttgtttttaaatagcttGTCCCCCCTACTTTGGAAGAGAAATTGCTAAAAAGTATATTCACATCAgcctgtaaaatattttaataaagagcCAATCTGAATATtatctgtattatatattattatctgTATTATCTGTATTAATATTATCTGTattatatgtatctatacatataatgaaaatttttcttcaaactATTTACATTACACATAAGCTCCTTCCTATCTTACGCAGAGCTAAGAATAAACTtctaatagaatattatttccaGAAATCTATTAAGATATCATTGCTTTTGTAATATTTTGGCTATAAATATTTTAGAGGCATgttaacagattttatttaaaacacttctAATGCCATTTATTATGTAGTACTAGAGGCTTATAATACACAGCTCAACTATACATGGGAGATTTTGATAAAAACGCATTACATATGacaatacacattttaaagtctCTTATGTAAGAAGTAGTTTTAATATACTATACTCTACGTATTTGGATTTTAAAGACAACCTCTAGTTCTAAGACTTGGGCTCTATGGCTGGTTCAcagatgttcatttttaaaaatatattattaaataagaaatgaaatacaaTGTAAAAGAAGGCATTCATGGATCCAGGGTTTTGGTGTAATACAAACCAGAAATTATGATTAGTAcaattgtgtaaatttaaggttcttttattttttttaagtttatttattgcgGAATGAATCATTATAccaaagaattaaaattgaaactactttagaattattttgataACTGTACATTGAAATATGGTTTTTCAACCCTTACCATCCTTTAGAGTTTCTTTCGTTAAGCTTCTTCCGTAGTGCTGGTTTTGTGTCTCATAGCTGTCAGAATGAATTTGGTAAACCTGTGACAAAAAGCACTGAATATTAAAAACTAATAGCCCTTGACCATGTGGTGCTTATCCAGCAAAGCAAGGATAATTAAAGATGGGAAAATCTACTCATATTTCATTCTAAtggatttaagaagaaaaaagtcattatCATCATGTCAGTGGTTGCTAAAAAGGCATTTAAcagatttatatcttttattgatgaaaattctttaaaaggacAAATGAATATTTCCAATATGAAAGAATCATATTGGTGGATCTGTATCAATCCACCAAAAGTTAGCATcaagtttaaaaaggaaattaaggcagcgggggtggtggtgcctgggtggctgaattggttgagcatctgacttcagctcaggttgtgatctcatggttcgttgagttcgagccccacatcgggctctgtgctgatggctcagagcctggagcctgctttggattctgtgtctttctctctctgttcctcacccgctcattctctctctctctctctctctcaaaaataaacattaaaaaaaattttttttaaaggaaattaaggaaGCAACCATCCTAAAATACAAGAAGCTTTTAGAAAAAGTATTCTACCACAATGTCTTTTATCATCATTACTACCTAATATTGTTCTTGGAATTTCTACCAAATAGAAACGGACAAGACAAAGGGgtaaaacaatttggaaaggagataaaaaatattactttttgtaGATAATGGTTGTATACTGGGAAatcaactgaaaaatacaaacaataaaaacttcAAATGGTGAGTTCACATTGGTAAATAGAAtatgtttccatatatataaataaccagTTAGAAAATATAATGGAAGACCCCACttacaaatgcaaaaacaaagcaTAAACTAAGTGTAAGTCTATATAAAAACACCTTTAAAACATTCctaagacatacacacacatacccatgtTCTCAAAGACGAAATTCAACAAcgatttggggtgtctgggtggctcagtcagttgagcgtgtgactcttgaatttggcttaggtcatgatcccaggttcatgggatcaagccctgagtcaggctccgtgctgagcatgaagcctgttaagattctctctctctctcattctctctctctctctgtctctctccctctgctcttcttccctgctcactctctcaaaaataaaataaaaaataaatttaaaaaagatatcaatTCTACTTAATCAACAACTAAAATGAGATTATaacaaaacaatttcttaaatataagCTAAATCTGAAGttcacattaaaaagaacaagaattggggcgcctgggtggcgcagtcggttaagcgtccgacttcagccaggtcacgatctcgcggtccgtgagttcgagccccgcgtcaggctctgggctgatggctcggagcctggagcctgtttccgattctgtgtctccctctctctctgcccctcccccgttcatgctctgtctctctctgtcccaaaaataaataaaaaaaaaatgttgaaaaaaaaaaaaatttaaaaagaacaagaataggtgtaggggcacctgggtggctcagtcggttaaacgtctgactcgatttcagctcaggtcatgatctcacggtttgtgggactgagccccacatcagactctgccaCCCTACCAGAtactaaaacatattttatttatattttttccaaccTTATTGAGGAATAAATgacaaattacacacacacacacacacacacacacacacacacacacacacacacacatgctgtacattaaatcctcagaacttattcatcctaTAGCTAAAAGTTTGTACCCTCTGACCTGTATCTCCCCTCTGACCTGTatctccccacttcccctcttCCCTAAACCTCTAAGAACCACAATTCTAATGTTTCCATTAAATcggccttttatttttaatttacacatttaaGTGGTACCAtacggcatttgtctttctttggtttactccacttagcaaaatgcctttGGGTTCATTCATACTGTTGTACAGCAGGATTCCTTCTTTCttgtggctaaataatattccagtgtgtgtgtgtgtgtgtgtgtgtgtgtgtgtgtatacatacaccacatcttctttatccattcaattaGGTGACACTTAGgtggtttccatatcttggctatagCTAATAATGCAGTAaatatgggagtgcagatatctccaagatagtgatttcattaaaacatatttttagaatcAAATACATGAGAAGTTAGTATGTgataagtttgtattttaaatcaGTAGGAAATGGATTATTTATTAAATGGTGTTAGTATGATTAAGtactgataaaaaaaaactgtatttatacCTTATACCAGGATAAATTCCAAATACATCAAATatcaaaatacacaaaaggaaatgataaaagtgTCCCCCAAAGATGGAAGAATCCTTGAATAACTGATAACTAGAGAAGGTATTTCCAACAAAAACTCAGAATTTCCCTTCATATACAGTATGTCTTAAAAAATGTTCACAGTGTTTTTGCCATGCAGAAATCAAAAGgcaaaaagacacagagaaaaggtttgaaaattatataatgaGCAAAGGGCGTGATTACTCAGGGGAAAATGAACAAAGGGTGTGAATACTTCACATAAATCAAACAGCTGTCGCACATATCAGGAGCACAGCCCTTCTCcaaatcgtaaaaaaaaaaaaaaaaaaaaaaaaaaaaaaaaaagtgtcctcaGACTTTGCCAAATGTCTCCCTGGAGCAAAACTGCCCCTCGTTCAAAACCACTGCTCTGTATGAGGTAGATTGCCAATATCTACTAAGATTACAAATTCATAGAAGCCTAGCAATTCCCCTCCGGGAACTTATCCCTCATATAAGTATGCTAGCACATTGGTGGAATGAGGTAGGTCTctgtttaatcatttatttattattctttaaagtttttaaaatttcattttaacccaagttaattaacatacagcgtaataatggtttcaagactagaatttagtgattcaccacttacatataacacccagtgctcatcccagcaagtaccgtcctccttaatgtccatcatccattagcccatctccctacccaatacccctccagcaaccttcagtttgttctctgtattgaagaatcTCTTATaatttgcctccctgtttttatctatttttccttcccttccactatgctcatattttgtttcttaaattccacatatgagtaaagtcatatatctgtctttctctgacttattttccttagcataataccctctagttccatccaccttgttacaaatggcaagatttcattctttttcatcaccgagtagtatttcattgtgtatgtatgtatatatatgtatatggatatgccacattttctttatccattcatcagtcaatggacatttgggctctttccataacttggctattgttgatagtgttgctatgaacatttgggtGTATGTGCCACTTTGAATcaccatttttgtatcctttggataaattcttagtagtgtaattgctgggtcatagggtagctctatttttaattttttgaggaacttccacactgttctccagagtggctgcaccagtttgcattcacaccaacagtgcaaaagggttcccatctctccacatcctcgccagcatctgttgtttcctgagttgttaattttagccattctgacaggttgaGGTGGaatttcactgtagttttgatttgtatttccctgatgatgagtgatgttgagcatcttttaatatgtctgttagccatctggctgtcttctttgtaaaagtgtctattcatgtcttctgctcatttcttcactggattatctgttttttggctgttgagtttggtaaattctttatagatttggcatactaatcctttatccgatatatcattggcaaatatcttttcccgttctGTCtaatgccttttagttttgttatttcctccgtttattcatttgaaacattatttgtaatagcaaatgACTGAAAACAACGGATTCATGAGAAGGAGCTGGTTAAATCATGGTACAATAATAGTGTGCATTGTGGACAGATCTCTGTGATATGTAAActgggaaaaaaagcaagatataGAACAGTGTTCAAAGTAGGTTTTGTGATAAAAGAACACATATGTACAGTATTTGTGTATGTTAAAAATCTCCCTGAAAGGATACACTGGGGAAAAAGTATAATATAGTATGCTGTGTGGAAAGTTACTTCTCACTGCTTATGTTTCcatacttttttatgtttattatgtttttcattaaagagagcacgagtgggggaggagagagagagagagagagagcagagaatctcaagcaggctccacgctatcagcacagagactgatgtggggctcaatctcacaaagtgagatcatgtcctgagctaaaatcaagagtaggtgcTTATCTGAttaagccaccgaggtgcccctatttctatACTTTTTGGAGTCTGAACCATACAACTATGTACTTTCTCAAATTttaagtaagtatttttaaagaaggaataagAATATACTGATTTagaaactgatattttaaaacttttagtcTGTTATAGCTAATTACCATCTACCTCAAATGCTACAATTCGCTGAAAAAGTTTAATTACAACCATGTGCTTAAACACATATTGCCTATTAAAGAAATATAGTTTATCTTGAGCAAAGTGTTACtataaatggaagaagacacttttataaacatcaaaaattacaGGTGACTacagaaaaaatcatttttataagaaCAGTTAAGTATACTCAAAATgtgttaacaacaaaaaaaccactcaTGATCTCtatacacataaataatttttaaaaaggattctcAAAATGATAGAGATGTTAGCTAACCTAATGCTTAATCATACTGCAATATATAAAGGTAttaaatcatgttgtacaccttaaaactACACAATGTTATACattaaaaccttggtttgtgagcataattcattccagaaacatgcttgtaatccaaagcacttgtaaaTCAGAGCGAAtttagaaataatggaaactcagatgatttgttccacaacccaaaaaatgttcatagaaaaatgattataatactacaacataatacaaaataataaagaaaatacaaaatataaagaaaaataaacaagttaacctgcacttacctttgaaaaccttcgtggctgctgtgagggagacgagagaggatTATTGTGTAGGACTTTTACtctcactaacggaatcactgccatctattggctcaatggaatctttttcttttcgcgcaactttaaaaaggaaactaaccAATGACACTTGCTGTTGCCTCCTTTTGAagattttgcagaaatgtgacagtgcattgttgttaaacagattcatcactcGCACGCTTACAGCCTCAttcgggtggtgcttttctacaaaattttgcattgtttcccacattttacagatcTCCCTTAACCTTATGTGAAGTGAGGGATtccacctttttctcctcctcctgtgcAGACAAGATGCAGATGTAAACTTCTTATAAACTCTTGCAGTTTCAGCCACTCACTCACATACCTCATTCCtacttctcaatgatttccttgTTAACTTCCATCGTAATGCTCTCCTTctcactgcctttcttttcaacccttttctgcatgggggccactgTATATGCTCGCACAGGTGTTGACTGagtacaatattaataaactcttgtcgtatactgtatttaatgtaactggcaataaaacagcagaggaaagggttgatatctgcaggcagcctgacctagaatgaagtaaagcattcctaagcttactgtTATATgggaaagcaaaggactgtccataggtgctttcaagtgacaaaaaatacactagcaCCAGATGTGGGCatcttccaacattctgaaaaatcactggtttctgccaaacaccgtggcctgagacggagcatccgagcatgggagatgatcacccatgATCCCacagcgagagagcgagagagagagagagagagcgagagtgattGCCTCACTTGTGATGTGAcgtttggcatcacatactactcatattgcaagacatcgcttgtttatcatgttaaaacttagaaatgttcactcgtcttgtggaacactcgcagaacaagttatgCAAAtacaaggttttactgtatataaactGTACTgcaataaaaaggatgaaaatgagtaaattaatctgagtaaattaaatacaaaaatatgagaaTTTTCAAATACATAGTTATGTAAACCACAAGTTAGGAAATGTACCCAAGAAacgggattttaaaaataaaaactatcacCATTCTATTAAATCAGGGGTGTATTATCTCATCTaaattaaatttcacatatgagaaTCTAAATTTCAAATACAGACTAAAACGAAGTTGTTTCTGTGGAACTCCTTTACTGATATTCTCTCTTCTATATATTTCTACTTTACTACCTAAAGCTAGAATGGGAAGAGATATGAGAACTTCTCCATCGCTACCACTGACCAGTCTTGGTCAGTAGCAAAGATCATTGTAAATCAAAGGTACAccttaaaaacatctaaaaatgtagcgcgcgcacacacacacacacacacacacacacactttaatggAAAGGAAATCTGCGAGACATGAGTAGGGCAGAATAACAAGCAAAGGCTGAAGTgcttggctggctctgtcagtggagcacacgattgccttttttttccccttatgatttaaatccaagttaggtaacatatagtgtaataatgatttcaggaatataatttagtaattcatcacttacataacacaccctgtgctcatcccaacatgtgacttgactcttgatctcagagtcctgagttcaagccccacgttgggcatgggtGCCCTTGAATTGCTCATTTTATGTGAACTTATATCAGGAGCAAACAAATTCAAATATCTTTAGCAAAACACCTTTCCTAGTTAATCAATTCATGGAAAGAGATATTTGAAGAGTTACTATCATCCAgtattataaagagaaaaaagatatacagagTCTTGATTTTTAGACAATATGatcaataaagataaaaaagaagtaTCTTTTCCCCAAATAAAGAGGAATCAGTGATTAGGAAAAGgtacctctctcaaaaaaagcatttctttgtAAAAACTTTAAGCTGTTGCCAACAATACACTGGAACAActgaaaattaaatcatttaaatatttttaaatatttatttatttttaaaattattattgtttaatttacatccaactcagttaccatatagtgcaataatgatttcaggaatagattctagtgattcatcacctacatataacacccagtgctcatcccaacaagtgtcctccttaatgccccttgcccatttagtgtatacccccacccaaaaccccttcagcaaccctcagtttgttctctcttatgttttgtcccttccct
Protein-coding regions in this window:
- the IPMK gene encoding LOW QUALITY PROTEIN: inositol polyphosphate multikinase (The sequence of the model RefSeq protein was modified relative to this genomic sequence to represent the inferred CDS: inserted 1 base in 1 codon) — translated: MATEPPSPLRLEAPGPPEMRTPPVSEXPPEGIPKPAGGRLRFLNGCVPLSHQVAGHMYGKDKVGILQHPDGTVLKQLQPPPRGPRELEFYNMVYAADCTDGVLLELRKYLPKYYGIWSPPTAPNDLYLKLEDVTHKFNKPCIMDVKIGQKSYDPFASSEKIKQQVSKYPLMEEIGFLVLGMRVYQIHSDSYETQNQHYGRSLTKETLKDGVSRFFHNGFCLRKDAVAASIQKIQNILQWFENQKQLNFYASSLLFVYEGSSRPTTTKSNDRTLVEKFLSKGQLSDTDVLEYNNNFHVLNSTENGKIDVSVDKSLSKMYACHRKMCSKKHHSHTSLKAENTEQDNGWKSMSQERLNGNVLSQLEKVFCHLPTGCQEISEAEVRMIDFAHVFPSNTVDEGYVYGLKHLITVLQSILDN